One stretch of Nocardioides perillae DNA includes these proteins:
- a CDS encoding class I SAM-dependent methyltransferase → MPGHLDVHDPGRTTEDPVHLQAAERRAAVPPPPVPRPRLSFTDAFTAALRGSAVEVVGPDGQVSALPVQSWRRVDAADEAMLAHCVGPTVDLGCGPGRMGARLAERGGHVLGVDVVDEAVLQTRQRGVPALRRDVLGPLPGEGRWGSVLLADGNLGIGGDPLALLRRARALLARGGRVVVELDAPGTATPPFWSRLRLDGVESRPFRWALVGADAVGDLARRARLELGLLDHVDGRWFAVLHRPDRPDRPDRPDRPDRPDRPDRPDRPDRPDRPDRPDRPDRPGRPGR, encoded by the coding sequence TTGCCAGGGCACCTGGACGTCCACGACCCCGGCAGGACCACGGAGGACCCGGTGCACCTGCAGGCCGCCGAGCGCCGAGCCGCGGTGCCGCCCCCGCCCGTGCCTCGCCCGCGCCTGTCGTTCACCGACGCCTTCACCGCCGCCCTGCGCGGCAGCGCGGTGGAGGTGGTCGGTCCCGACGGGCAGGTGAGCGCCCTGCCCGTGCAGTCCTGGCGCCGGGTCGACGCGGCCGACGAGGCCATGCTCGCGCACTGCGTCGGGCCCACCGTCGACCTCGGGTGCGGGCCGGGCCGCATGGGCGCCCGCCTCGCCGAGCGCGGCGGACACGTCCTGGGCGTGGACGTGGTCGACGAGGCCGTCCTGCAGACCCGCCAGCGCGGGGTGCCGGCCCTGCGGCGCGACGTCCTCGGTCCGCTGCCGGGCGAGGGACGGTGGGGCAGCGTCCTGCTCGCCGACGGCAACCTGGGCATCGGTGGCGACCCGCTCGCGCTGCTGCGGCGAGCGCGGGCGCTCCTCGCCCGCGGTGGGCGGGTCGTCGTCGAGCTCGACGCTCCCGGCACAGCGACGCCTCCCTTCTGGTCGCGGCTGCGGCTCGACGGCGTCGAGAGCCGCCCCTTCCGGTGGGCCCTCGTAGGTGCCGACGCGGTGGGCGACCTGGCGCGGCGGGCCCGGCTCGAGCTCGGCCTGCTCGACCACGTCGACGGCCGCTGGTTCGCCGTGCTGCACCGCCCCGACCGCCCCGACCGCCCCGACCGCCCCGACCGCCCCGACCGCCCCGACCGCCCCGACCGCCCCGACCGCCCCGACCGCCCCGACCGCCCCGACCGCCCCGACCGCCCCGACCGCCCCGGCCGCCCGGGGCGCTGA
- a CDS encoding DUF2064 domain-containing protein, translated as MSGGPGLRALVVAKAPVPGLAKTRLAAVVGDVAAADLAAAALLDTLAACEAGVGSDRLHVALTGELADAARSTELRRTLAAYDVFEQCAGGFDRRLAHAHGEVARRAPGDAVVQVGMDTPQLTAHLLTGLGEALAVHDAVLAPADDGGWWALGLRDPRAAEALVGVPMSTGETGAMTRAALERAGLSVAGAPALRDVDEVDDAAAVAAGHPHTRFARAWAATSPAGRRAEA; from the coding sequence GTGAGCGGCGGGCCGGGGCTGCGGGCCCTCGTCGTCGCCAAGGCGCCGGTGCCGGGGCTCGCCAAGACGCGCCTCGCCGCGGTGGTGGGCGACGTGGCGGCCGCCGACCTCGCCGCGGCCGCGCTGCTCGACACGCTGGCCGCGTGCGAGGCGGGCGTCGGCTCCGACCGGCTGCACGTCGCGCTCACCGGCGAGCTGGCCGACGCGGCGCGCTCGACGGAGCTGCGGCGCACCCTCGCGGCGTACGACGTCTTCGAGCAGTGCGCGGGCGGCTTCGACCGCCGTCTCGCGCACGCGCACGGCGAGGTGGCCCGCCGCGCGCCCGGCGACGCCGTGGTGCAGGTCGGCATGGACACCCCCCAGCTGACCGCGCACCTGCTCACCGGCCTGGGGGAGGCGCTGGCCGTCCACGACGCCGTGCTCGCGCCGGCCGACGACGGCGGCTGGTGGGCCCTCGGGCTGCGTGACCCGCGGGCGGCGGAGGCGCTGGTGGGCGTGCCGATGTCGACGGGGGAGACCGGTGCGATGACGCGCGCCGCGCTGGAGCGGGCGGGGCTCTCGGTGGCGGGCGCCCCCGCACTGCGCGACGTCGACGAGGTCGACGACGCGGCCGCGGTGGCGGCGGGCCACCCGCACACGCGGTTCGCCCGTGCCTGGGCGGCGACGAGCCCCGCCGGCCGCCGGGCGGAGGCATGA
- a CDS encoding glycosyltransferase family 2 protein has translation MEPHGGGSAGGAGHVAEAVCDLVLPCRDEGPALRDLLPRVPSAFAVVVVDNGSRDDTAEVARALGARVVREEVPGYGSAVHAGVEAGTHEFLAVMDGDGSFDPDDLLPLLDDVRSGRADMAVGRRRPAARGVWPWHARAGNRLVVAWLRRRIAMPAHDIAPMRVCRRQALLDLGVEDRRFGYPVELLQKVTLAGWRVREHDVAYHPRAAGTRSKVSGSVRGTVRAARDFYRVLS, from the coding sequence ATGGAGCCGCACGGGGGTGGGAGCGCCGGTGGAGCCGGGCACGTCGCGGAGGCGGTCTGCGACCTGGTGCTGCCCTGCCGCGACGAGGGCCCGGCCCTGCGCGACCTGCTGCCGCGGGTGCCGTCGGCGTTCGCCGTCGTCGTCGTCGACAACGGCTCGCGCGACGACACCGCGGAGGTGGCGCGTGCTCTCGGCGCACGGGTGGTGCGCGAGGAGGTGCCGGGCTACGGCTCGGCCGTGCACGCCGGTGTCGAGGCCGGCACCCACGAGTTCCTCGCGGTGATGGACGGTGACGGCTCCTTCGACCCCGACGACCTGCTGCCGCTGCTCGACGACGTGCGCTCCGGGCGTGCCGACATGGCGGTGGGACGCCGGCGCCCGGCCGCGCGCGGCGTCTGGCCGTGGCACGCCCGCGCCGGCAACCGCCTCGTGGTCGCGTGGCTGCGACGCCGCATCGCGATGCCGGCGCACGACATCGCACCGATGCGGGTGTGCCGACGCCAGGCGCTGCTCGACCTCGGTGTCGAGGACCGGCGCTTCGGCTACCCGGTCGAGCTGCTGCAGAAGGTGACCCTCGCGGGGTGGCGGGTCCGCGAGCACGACGTGGCCTACCACCCGCGGGCCGCCGGCACCCGCTCCAAGGTGTCGGGCTCGGTGCGCGGCACCGTGCGTGCCGCCCGCGACTTTTACCGGGTCCTGTCGTGA
- a CDS encoding NAD-dependent epimerase/dehydratase family protein, translating to MKVLLTGSAGFVGGAVGRLLEERGDEVVRVDLMLPQAHGSTEVPPGTHRHDVREAEGWDALLRGVDVVCHQAAMVGAGVQVADLPLYASHNDLGTAVLLAAMHEAGVRRLVLASSMVVYGEGRYACPVHGRQVPGVRPTAALDAGDFEVPCPVCGAPLAWELVGEDAVLDPRSSYAASKLAQEHYTSAWCRQAGGAAVALRYHNVYGPGMPRDTPYSGVAAMFRSSVEHGRPPTVYEDGGQVRDFVHVDDVARANLAALDAVAATDPVRAPGLEAYNVCSGTPLTIREVAELVVAGTGSSLVPEVTGQYRPGDVRHVVASPQKAARELGFRAQVTPDEGLRAFAHAPLRA from the coding sequence GTGAAGGTCCTCCTCACCGGCTCGGCGGGGTTCGTCGGCGGCGCCGTCGGCCGTCTGCTCGAGGAGCGCGGCGACGAGGTCGTCCGCGTCGACCTGATGCTGCCGCAGGCGCACGGCTCGACCGAGGTGCCGCCCGGCACCCACCGCCACGACGTGCGCGAGGCCGAGGGCTGGGACGCGCTGCTGCGGGGCGTCGACGTCGTGTGCCACCAGGCCGCGATGGTCGGCGCCGGGGTGCAGGTGGCCGACCTCCCGCTCTACGCCTCGCACAACGACCTCGGCACCGCCGTGCTGCTGGCGGCGATGCACGAGGCGGGGGTGCGCCGGCTCGTGCTCGCCTCCTCGATGGTGGTCTACGGCGAGGGCCGCTACGCCTGCCCGGTCCACGGTCGCCAGGTGCCGGGGGTGCGGCCGACCGCCGCCCTCGACGCGGGCGACTTCGAGGTGCCGTGCCCGGTGTGCGGCGCTCCGTTGGCCTGGGAGCTGGTGGGCGAGGACGCCGTGCTCGACCCCCGCAGCTCCTACGCCGCCTCGAAGCTCGCCCAGGAGCACTACACCTCGGCCTGGTGCCGGCAGGCCGGCGGCGCGGCGGTCGCGCTGCGCTACCACAACGTCTACGGGCCCGGGATGCCACGGGACACGCCGTACAGCGGGGTGGCGGCGATGTTCCGCTCCTCCGTCGAGCACGGCCGCCCGCCGACCGTCTACGAGGACGGCGGGCAGGTGCGCGACTTCGTGCACGTCGACGACGTGGCGCGGGCCAACCTCGCCGCGCTCGACGCGGTCGCGGCCACCGACCCGGTGCGGGCTCCGGGGCTCGAGGCCTACAACGTCTGCTCGGGCACCCCCCTCACCATCCGCGAGGTGGCCGAGCTGGTCGTGGCCGGCACCGGCTCGTCGCTGGTGCCCGAGGTGACCGGGCAGTACCGCCCCGGCGACGTGCGCCACGTCGTGGCCTCGCCGCAGAAGGCGGCCCGCGAGCTCGGCTTCCGCGCCCAGGTCACGCCCGACGAGGGCCTGCGGGCCTTCGCCCACGCACCGCTGCGCGCCTGA
- a CDS encoding S-methyl-5'-thioadenosine phosphorylase → MTHTSHPVPPELRADVAVVGGTGFYSFLDDPTHVTVETPYGAPSADLAVGEVGGRRVAFLPRHGTGHEHPPHAIPYRANAWALRSLGVRQVIAPCAVGGLRDEVAPGDVVVPDQLVDRTFRRVGSFVERGAVHLPFADPYCARVGDAVAAADVTVGRGGTMVVIEGPRFSTRAESLHHAAQGWTLVNMTGAPEAQLAREMLMCYAAVALVTDMDAGAQSGEGVGQEEVFALFAANTERLKGILATAIAALPDPDGCTCASWADGLELTYEVPGL, encoded by the coding sequence GTGACGCACACCTCCCACCCCGTCCCGCCCGAGCTGCGCGCCGACGTCGCCGTCGTGGGCGGCACCGGCTTCTACTCCTTCCTCGACGACCCGACCCACGTCACCGTCGAGACGCCCTACGGCGCACCCTCCGCCGACCTCGCCGTCGGGGAGGTCGGGGGTCGCCGGGTCGCCTTCCTGCCGCGCCACGGCACGGGGCACGAGCACCCGCCCCACGCCATCCCCTACCGCGCCAACGCGTGGGCACTGCGCTCGCTCGGCGTGCGCCAGGTCATCGCACCCTGCGCCGTCGGCGGCCTGCGCGACGAGGTCGCGCCGGGCGACGTGGTGGTGCCCGACCAGCTGGTCGACCGCACCTTCCGCCGCGTCGGCAGCTTCGTGGAGCGCGGCGCGGTGCACCTGCCCTTCGCCGACCCCTACTGCGCACGGGTCGGCGACGCGGTCGCCGCCGCCGACGTCACGGTGGGGCGCGGCGGCACGATGGTGGTGATCGAGGGCCCACGCTTCAGCACCCGGGCGGAGTCGCTGCACCACGCCGCGCAGGGGTGGACCCTGGTCAACATGACGGGGGCGCCCGAGGCGCAGCTCGCCCGGGAGATGCTGATGTGCTACGCCGCCGTCGCCCTGGTCACCGACATGGACGCCGGCGCGCAGAGCGGCGAGGGCGTGGGCCAGGAGGAGGTCTTCGCGCTCTTCGCCGCCAACACCGAGCGGCTCAAGGGCATCCTCGCCACCGCGATCGCGGCCCTGCCCGACCCCGACGGCTGCACCTGCGCGTCGTGGGCCGACGGCCTCGAGCTCACCTACGAGGTGCCTGGCCTGTGA
- a CDS encoding MFS transporter: MTTEPTTPPTPSTPSPPVPTAGLPAGGVAAVQRRTVAVLVLTQAVGAVGITIGIATAPLLARDLSGSESLAGLAQTAQVLGAAVAAYLLARLITRRGRRPGLLTGYAVGAGGAALAVVAAAVGSMALLLLGATLLGATTAANNGARYAATDLAEPRARGRALSVVVWATTVGAVAGPNLTGPAAAVARWLGVPELAGPFVLGCAGMLLAAVLVGLLLRPDPLLLARAVAGHGAEPPAGTSWGRVRRVLAERPVVAVAVVGLSGAHAAMIAVMVMTPLHMEHGGAELDLIGVVISIHVLGMFAFAPLVGAAADRWGRPQVLGAGGVVLGLALVLCALAPEGGSWQITVGLFLLGLGWSLATVSASTLLVDATPLDARADVQGASDLVMGLTAATAGGLAGLVVGLAGFPVLAATTGALAAAVLAAGVLAGRLAE; the protein is encoded by the coding sequence GTGACGACCGAGCCGACGACCCCTCCCACCCCCTCGACCCCCTCGCCGCCCGTCCCGACCGCCGGCCTGCCCGCCGGCGGCGTCGCCGCGGTGCAGCGCCGCACCGTCGCGGTGCTGGTGCTCACGCAGGCGGTGGGCGCGGTGGGCATCACGATCGGCATCGCGACCGCACCGCTGCTGGCGCGCGACCTCTCGGGCTCCGAGAGCCTGGCCGGGCTCGCGCAGACCGCGCAGGTGCTCGGGGCCGCGGTCGCGGCCTACCTCCTGGCGCGGTTGATCACCCGGCGCGGCCGGCGGCCGGGCCTGCTCACGGGCTACGCCGTCGGTGCCGGCGGGGCGGCGCTCGCGGTCGTCGCCGCAGCGGTCGGCTCGATGGCGCTGCTGCTGCTCGGCGCCACCCTGCTCGGTGCGACGACCGCGGCCAACAACGGTGCGCGCTACGCCGCCACCGACCTGGCCGAGCCGCGCGCCCGCGGGCGGGCGCTCTCGGTCGTCGTCTGGGCGACCACGGTCGGCGCGGTCGCCGGCCCCAACCTCACCGGGCCGGCCGCCGCGGTCGCCCGCTGGCTCGGCGTGCCCGAACTGGCCGGCCCCTTCGTGCTGGGCTGCGCCGGCATGCTGCTCGCCGCGGTGCTGGTCGGCCTGCTGCTGCGCCCCGACCCGCTGCTGCTCGCACGCGCGGTGGCCGGGCACGGCGCGGAGCCGCCCGCCGGCACCTCGTGGGGCCGGGTGCGCCGCGTCCTCGCCGAGCGGCCCGTGGTGGCCGTGGCGGTGGTCGGGCTGTCGGGTGCCCACGCCGCGATGATCGCGGTGATGGTCATGACGCCGCTGCACATGGAGCACGGCGGCGCCGAGCTCGACCTCATCGGGGTGGTCATCAGCATCCACGTGCTCGGCATGTTCGCCTTCGCCCCGCTCGTGGGCGCCGCGGCCGACCGCTGGGGCCGGCCGCAGGTGCTGGGGGCGGGCGGCGTCGTCCTCGGCCTCGCCCTCGTGCTGTGCGCCCTGGCGCCGGAGGGTGGCTCCTGGCAGATCACCGTCGGGCTCTTCCTCCTGGGTCTCGGCTGGTCGCTGGCCACCGTGTCCGCCTCGACGCTGCTGGTCGACGCCACCCCGCTCGACGCCCGCGCCGACGTGCAGGGCGCCTCCGACCTGGTGATGGGGCTCACCGCCGCGACCGCGGGCGGACTGGCGGGCCTCGTCGTCGGTCTCGCGGGCTTCCCGGTGCTGGCTGCGACGACCGGCGCGCTGGCGGCGGCGGTGCTCGCCGCCGGGGTGCTCGCGGGGCGGCTGGCAGAGTGA
- a CDS encoding DUF3046 domain-containing protein gives MRLTEFWSRMEAALGDGYARYWASAHVLGELGDRTVEEALGAGVPAKDVWRAVWRELDLPAKER, from the coding sequence GTGCGGTTGACGGAGTTCTGGTCGCGGATGGAGGCGGCCCTGGGCGACGGCTACGCCCGCTACTGGGCCTCGGCCCACGTGCTGGGCGAGCTCGGCGACCGCACCGTCGAGGAGGCGCTCGGCGCGGGTGTGCCGGCGAAGGACGTCTGGCGCGCCGTGTGGCGCGAGCTGGACCTGCCCGCGAAGGAGCGCTGA
- a CDS encoding methyltransferase domain-containing protein — MQLPDPPPDTQDWTWVLDRPCPDCGFDGADLGPHDVADGLAATRDRWSAVLGRVDVRERPAATTWSPLEYAAHVRDVHRVFDGRLARMLEEDGPTFADWDQDATAREDRYATQEPAVVAAELADACDAVVARYRGVGEADRHRPGLRSNGSAFTVTTLGRYHLHDVVHHLHDVARRAAAAGRADAQAVTVGSYEESAAAFAAATAEPTALLREQVDAFAARVGPGARVLEVGSGGGRDARLLEQRGVSVRRTDVSAAFVALLRAAGHEADQLDPLVDPLADPLAPDTAYDGVWAAASLLHVARGDLPQVLSRLAAATREGGALHLSVKEGDGERWSTHGAVGGPRLFTLWREPALRSAVESAGWVPTAVLRQPGARGERWLALSARRGRTDPPAADATAGPQGDGASCG; from the coding sequence GTGCAGCTGCCCGACCCGCCTCCCGACACCCAGGACTGGACGTGGGTGCTGGATCGTCCGTGCCCCGACTGCGGCTTCGACGGCGCCGACCTCGGCCCCCACGACGTGGCGGACGGGCTCGCGGCCACCCGGGACCGGTGGTCGGCGGTGCTCGGGCGCGTCGACGTGCGCGAGCGGCCCGCCGCGACGACCTGGAGCCCGCTGGAGTACGCCGCGCACGTGCGCGACGTCCACCGCGTCTTCGACGGCCGGCTCGCCCGCATGCTGGAGGAGGACGGGCCGACCTTCGCCGACTGGGACCAGGACGCCACCGCCCGCGAGGACCGCTACGCGACGCAGGAGCCGGCGGTCGTCGCCGCCGAGCTGGCGGACGCGTGCGACGCCGTGGTGGCGCGCTACCGCGGGGTCGGCGAGGCCGATCGGCACCGGCCCGGGCTGCGCTCGAACGGCAGCGCCTTCACCGTCACCACCCTGGGGCGCTACCACCTCCACGACGTCGTCCACCACCTGCACGACGTGGCCCGCCGCGCAGCTGCCGCCGGGCGGGCCGACGCCCAGGCGGTGACGGTCGGCTCCTACGAGGAGTCGGCCGCGGCCTTCGCCGCCGCCACCGCGGAGCCGACGGCCCTGCTCCGCGAGCAGGTCGACGCCTTCGCCGCGCGCGTCGGCCCGGGCGCCCGGGTGCTCGAGGTGGGCTCCGGCGGCGGTCGCGACGCCCGGCTGCTGGAGCAGCGCGGCGTCTCGGTGCGGCGCACCGACGTCAGCGCCGCGTTCGTCGCGCTGCTGCGCGCTGCCGGCCACGAGGCCGACCAGCTCGACCCCCTCGTGGACCCGCTCGCGGACCCGCTGGCGCCGGACACGGCGTACGACGGGGTGTGGGCGGCCGCCTCCCTCCTCCACGTCGCGCGCGGCGACCTGCCGCAGGTGCTCTCCCGGCTGGCGGCCGCCACCCGGGAGGGCGGCGCACTGCACCTGTCGGTCAAGGAGGGCGACGGCGAGCGCTGGTCGACGCACGGCGCGGTGGGCGGGCCGCGGCTGTTCACCCTGTGGCGCGAACCCGCGCTGCGCAGCGCGGTCGAGAGCGCCGGGTGGGTGCCGACGGCCGTGCTGCGGCAGCCGGGTGCGCGCGGGGAGCGGTGGTTGGCGCTCTCGGCGCGTCGCGGTCGCACCGACCCGCCCGCCGCTGACGCGACCGCCGGCCCGCAGGGGGACGGTGCGTCGTGCGGTTGA
- a CDS encoding GNAT family N-acetyltransferase, which produces MPSTVEYSTRSATADDLPAIAGIYAHAVEHSHATFDLEPPDLDHWVTRLDGQHPGDHLLVAVDGDDDVVGYAYSWSYRPRPAYESTRETSIYLDDSVRGKGVGRLLYPALLETMAVSGVHTAVALVALPNPASERLHLAVGFEKVGQLREVGYKFDQWIDVAWFQKMLHTMP; this is translated from the coding sequence ATGCCCTCGACGGTCGAGTACTCCACACGCTCCGCGACCGCCGACGACCTGCCTGCCATCGCCGGGATCTACGCGCACGCCGTCGAGCACTCGCACGCGACCTTCGACCTCGAGCCCCCCGACCTCGACCACTGGGTCACCCGCCTCGACGGGCAGCACCCCGGCGACCACCTGCTCGTCGCGGTCGACGGGGACGACGACGTCGTGGGCTACGCCTACTCGTGGTCCTACCGGCCCCGCCCGGCCTACGAGTCGACCCGCGAGACCTCGATCTACCTCGACGACAGCGTGCGCGGCAAGGGCGTCGGGCGGCTGCTGTACCCCGCCCTGCTGGAGACCATGGCCGTCTCCGGCGTGCACACCGCCGTCGCGCTGGTGGCCCTGCCGAACCCCGCCTCCGAGCGCCTCCACCTCGCCGTGGGCTTCGAGAAGGTCGGGCAGCTGCGCGAGGTCGGCTACAAGTTCGACCAGTGGATCGACGTGGCGTGGTTCCAGAAGATGCTGCACACGATGCCGTGA
- a CDS encoding C40 family peptidase gives MSTHSHALRRLVAVPATALLALVVSLGLVAVSAPAAEAAGAAGAERRERKVDTAMAITRRQKGDPYGYGAAGPHRFDCSGLIRYAYGRAGFDVPRTSREQARTLGRRIPKRAVRRGDLVFFYDGGGVYHAGVFAGRKHGRAYLVHASKPGTDVKRDRIWTSSWFGRTLR, from the coding sequence ATGTCCACGCACAGCCACGCCCTGCGGCGCCTCGTCGCGGTGCCCGCCACCGCCCTGCTGGCCCTGGTGGTCAGCCTCGGCCTGGTCGCGGTCAGCGCCCCGGCCGCCGAGGCCGCAGGGGCCGCAGGGGCCGAGCGTCGCGAGCGCAAGGTCGACACCGCGATGGCCATCACGCGCCGCCAGAAGGGCGACCCCTACGGCTACGGCGCGGCCGGGCCGCACCGCTTCGACTGCTCCGGCCTCATCCGCTACGCCTACGGCCGCGCCGGCTTCGACGTGCCGCGCACCTCGCGCGAGCAGGCCCGGACCCTCGGTCGCCGCATCCCGAAGCGGGCCGTGCGACGCGGTGACCTGGTGTTCTTCTACGACGGCGGCGGGGTCTACCACGCCGGTGTCTTCGCCGGCCGCAAGCACGGTCGCGCCTACCTCGTCCACGCCTCGAAGCCGGGCACGGACGTGAAGCGCGACCGCATCTGGACCAGCAGCTGGTTCGGCCGCACGCTGCGCTGA